A genomic segment from Streptomyces antibioticus encodes:
- a CDS encoding zinc-dependent alcohol dehydrogenase, with product MNRAARAFWLSSPGQGEIRDVVLPDPAEGEVVVRSLYSGVSRGTETLVFRGGVPENQHAVMRAPFQEGDFPAPVKYGYLNVGLVEEGPDDLVGRTVFCLYPHQTRYVVPATAVTPVPDTVPAARAVLAGTVETAVNALWDARPLVGDRIAVVGGGMVGCSVAALLARFPGVRVQLVDADPARAKVAEALGVGFAQPADALGDLDLVVHASATEQGLARSLELLSPEGTVLELSWYGDRKVSLPLGEAFHSRRLVIRSSQVGTVSPARANRSYADRLALALELLADPALDALVTGESAFEELPEVMPRLASGEVPALCHRVRYGTSA from the coding sequence ATGAACCGTGCGGCACGTGCGTTCTGGCTGAGTTCGCCGGGACAGGGCGAGATCCGGGACGTCGTCCTGCCGGACCCGGCCGAGGGCGAGGTCGTGGTCCGCTCCCTGTACTCCGGCGTGAGCCGCGGCACCGAGACCCTCGTCTTCCGCGGCGGGGTGCCCGAGAACCAGCACGCCGTGATGCGGGCGCCGTTCCAGGAGGGCGACTTCCCGGCCCCCGTGAAGTACGGCTATCTGAACGTGGGGCTGGTCGAGGAAGGTCCGGACGACCTCGTCGGACGGACGGTCTTCTGCCTCTACCCGCACCAGACGAGGTACGTGGTGCCCGCGACCGCCGTGACGCCGGTCCCCGACACCGTGCCCGCCGCGCGGGCCGTCCTCGCCGGCACCGTGGAGACGGCCGTCAACGCGCTCTGGGACGCGCGCCCCCTGGTCGGCGACCGGATCGCGGTGGTCGGCGGCGGCATGGTCGGCTGCTCGGTGGCCGCGCTGCTGGCCCGCTTCCCCGGCGTCCGCGTGCAGTTGGTGGACGCCGACCCGGCCCGCGCGAAGGTCGCCGAGGCGCTCGGCGTCGGCTTCGCGCAGCCCGCGGACGCGCTCGGCGATCTCGACCTCGTCGTGCACGCGAGCGCCACCGAGCAGGGCCTCGCCCGCTCCCTGGAACTGCTGAGCCCGGAGGGCACCGTCCTCGAACTCAGTTGGTACGGCGACCGGAAGGTGAGCCTCCCGCTCGGCGAGGCGTTCCACTCCCGCCGCCTCGTCATCCGCAGCAGCCAGGTCGGCACCGTCTCCCCGGCCCGCGCGAACCGCTCCTACGCCGACCGGCTCGCCCTCGCCCTGGAGCTGCTCGCCGATCCGGCGCTCGACGCACTCGTCACCGGAGAAAGCGCGTTCGAGGAGCTGCCGGAAGTGATGCCCCGGCTCGCGTCGGGCGAGGTCCCCGCCCTCTGCCACCGCGTGCGGTACGGCACCAGCGCCTGA
- a CDS encoding 6-pyruvoyl trahydropterin synthase family protein codes for MFSVTVRDHIMIAHSFRGEVFGPAQRLHGATFLVDATFRRQELDDDNIVVDMGLASQELGAVVSELNYRNLDNEPEFAGINTSTEFLAKAVADRLAERIHKGALGEGARGISALSVTLHESHIAWASYERAL; via the coding sequence TTGTTCAGTGTCACCGTCCGCGATCACATCATGATCGCCCACAGCTTCCGCGGTGAGGTCTTCGGACCCGCGCAGCGCCTCCACGGAGCCACGTTCCTGGTGGACGCGACCTTCCGCAGGCAGGAGCTGGACGACGACAACATCGTCGTCGACATGGGACTCGCCAGCCAGGAACTCGGAGCGGTCGTCAGCGAGCTGAACTACCGCAACCTCGACAACGAGCCGGAGTTCGCCGGGATCAACACCTCCACCGAGTTCCTGGCGAAGGCCGTCGCCGACCGGCTCGCGGAGCGGATCCACAAGGGCGCGCTCGGCGAGGGCGCCCGGGGCATCTCCGCGCTCTCCGTCACCCTGCACGAGTCGCACATCGCCTGGGCGAGTTACGAGCGTGCGCTGTGA
- a CDS encoding glycosyltransferase family 4 protein: MTDVTLVKTPLAYVPAQAAVPKTGDIIPMSLRSVHFVLPGGVDDPANPSGGNAYDRRVCLDLPGFGWQVHKLPVPGAWPRPDAAARAELARTLRELPDGAAVMLDGLVACGVPEIIVPEAERLRLAVLVHLPLGDETGLAREVAAELDAKEREVLRAVPAVIATSEWAVRRLVAHHGLAPEKVHVAAPGADIAPLASGTDGVSRLLCVAAVTPRKGQHRLVEALATVTDLPWSCVCVGGLGQDPEYVAHLRGLIRRYGLEDRLELAGPKAGAELDASYAAADLMVLTSYAETYGMAVTEALARGIPVIATDVGGLPEAVGRAPDGGVPGILVPPEDPAALAAELRGWFGEADVRRRLKAAARGRRAALNGWASTAQSLAGVLSRLPSEPRRAA; this comes from the coding sequence GTGACCGACGTGACCCTGGTCAAGACGCCGCTCGCGTACGTTCCCGCCCAAGCGGCCGTTCCCAAGACGGGTGACATCATCCCCATGTCCCTGCGCTCCGTGCACTTCGTCCTGCCCGGCGGGGTCGACGACCCGGCCAACCCCAGCGGCGGCAACGCCTACGACCGGCGCGTCTGCCTGGACCTGCCCGGCTTCGGCTGGCAGGTCCACAAGCTCCCGGTGCCCGGCGCCTGGCCCCGCCCGGACGCCGCCGCCCGCGCCGAACTCGCTCGCACCCTGCGGGAACTGCCCGACGGCGCCGCCGTCATGCTGGACGGCCTCGTCGCCTGCGGTGTCCCGGAGATCATCGTCCCGGAGGCGGAGCGGCTGCGGCTCGCCGTCCTCGTCCACCTCCCGCTCGGCGACGAGACGGGCCTCGCCCGCGAGGTCGCGGCCGAACTGGACGCCAAGGAGCGCGAGGTGCTCCGCGCGGTCCCGGCCGTGATCGCCACCAGCGAGTGGGCGGTCCGCCGACTGGTCGCCCACCACGGCCTCGCCCCCGAGAAGGTGCACGTCGCCGCGCCCGGCGCCGACATCGCCCCGCTCGCCTCGGGCACCGACGGCGTCTCCCGGCTGCTGTGCGTGGCCGCCGTGACCCCGCGCAAGGGCCAGCACCGTCTGGTGGAGGCGCTGGCCACGGTCACCGACCTGCCGTGGAGCTGCGTCTGCGTCGGCGGCCTCGGCCAGGACCCGGAGTACGTCGCCCATCTGCGCGGCCTCATCCGGCGTTACGGCCTGGAGGACCGGCTGGAGCTGGCCGGCCCGAAGGCGGGCGCCGAACTGGACGCCAGTTACGCCGCCGCCGACCTGATGGTCCTCACGTCCTACGCCGAGACCTACGGCATGGCGGTCACCGAGGCCCTCGCCCGCGGCATCCCGGTCATCGCGACGGACGTCGGCGGGCTGCCCGAGGCCGTCGGCCGCGCCCCCGACGGCGGAGTGCCCGGCATCCTCGTCCCGCCGGAGGACCCGGCCGCCCTCGCCGCCGAACTGCGCGGCTGGTTCGGCGAGGCGGACGTCCGACGGCGGCTGAAGGCGGCCGCCCGCGGCCGCCGGGCCGCCCTGAACGGCTGGGCGTCCACCGCCCAGAGCCTGGCCGGCGTGCTGAGCCGGCTCCCCAGCGAGCCCCGGAGGGCGGCATGA
- a CDS encoding SAM-dependent methyltransferase produces the protein MRKTTATPADLARRIGGIPGQPGPQDPDGVIAGAGPVARPGERPTVRLRETDDEEQPRYAPEWLELREPADAAARALDLLDPLRIRLANLPGRSGGFAIHDLGCGTGSMGRWLAPRLDGPQHWILHDRDPYLLHFAAVASPRAAADGSRVTVETRRGDVARLTPDALVGASLVTASALLDVLTREEVETLAAACAGAGCPALLTLSVAGRVEFATPDPLDEELAAAFNDHQRRGGLLGPDSVSAACDAFGAHGATVKVHPSAWRLGPEHAALTAQWLRGWVGAAVEQRPELAERAQAYLERRLAACAAGELRVAVHHSDLLALARPKGGA, from the coding sequence ATGAGGAAGACGACGGCGACCCCCGCGGACCTGGCCCGCCGGATCGGCGGCATCCCGGGCCAGCCCGGCCCGCAGGACCCCGACGGTGTGATCGCGGGCGCCGGTCCCGTGGCCCGCCCCGGCGAACGCCCCACCGTCCGGCTGCGCGAGACCGACGACGAGGAACAGCCCCGGTACGCGCCCGAGTGGCTCGAACTGCGCGAGCCCGCCGACGCGGCGGCACGCGCCCTGGACCTGCTGGACCCGCTGCGCATCCGGCTCGCCAACCTGCCCGGCCGCAGCGGCGGGTTCGCCATCCACGACCTGGGCTGCGGCACCGGCTCGATGGGCCGCTGGCTCGCCCCCCGGCTGGACGGCCCCCAGCACTGGATCCTCCACGACCGCGACCCCTACCTGCTGCACTTCGCGGCCGTCGCCTCGCCCCGCGCCGCCGCCGACGGCAGCCGGGTCACCGTGGAGACCCGGCGCGGCGACGTCGCCCGGCTCACCCCGGACGCCCTGGTCGGCGCCTCCCTGGTGACCGCGTCGGCGCTGCTCGACGTCCTCACCCGCGAGGAGGTCGAGACGCTCGCCGCCGCCTGCGCGGGCGCCGGCTGCCCCGCCCTGCTGACCCTGTCGGTCGCCGGGCGCGTCGAGTTCGCCACCCCCGACCCGCTGGACGAGGAACTCGCCGCGGCCTTCAACGACCACCAGCGGCGCGGTGGACTGCTCGGCCCCGACTCGGTGAGCGCGGCCTGCGACGCGTTCGGCGCGCACGGCGCCACCGTCAAGGTGCACCCCAGCGCCTGGCGGCTCGGCCCCGAGCACGCCGCCCTGACCGCCCAGTGGCTGCGCGGCTGGGTCGGCGCGGCCGTCGAGCAGCGCCCCGAACTCGCCGAGCGCGCCCAGGCGTACCTGGAGCGGCGGCTCGCCGCCTGCGCGGCCGGCGAACTGCGGGTCGCCGTCCACCACAGCGACCTGCTGGCCCTCGCCCGGCCCAAGGGCGGCGCGTGA
- a CDS encoding lysylphosphatidylglycerol synthase transmembrane domain-containing protein — protein MSADTVGARAEPTAPLAWSGTADAADTADVAADAVRRPETAPSALRRLLTSRALRTHGGTVAGVVILAVLLWRMGTGVFLDGLRRIDGPTLLVALGIGAVTTVFSAWRWALVARGLRIRLPLGPAVADYYRSLFLNAALPGGILGDVHRAVRHGKSAGDVGRGVRAVVLERTAGQIALAVAGAGVLLTLPSPVMDEVRHLAPLVLLAGAGALAVVLAVRMNGSAGPARGGRVRALLAEAREGLLSRRNGPGVALSSLVVLAGHLGMFVVAARVAGSTASVPALLPIAVLALLAMGLPLNVGGWGPREGVTAWAFGAAGLGAGTGFAVSVVYGVLSFVAALPGLAVLVVRWYTGLRADAAAGTAEPAYAETVPSPEAIETFEAFETFAASAVSSEKYVPKESARLARSSFPFSADPREGRPMTPESV, from the coding sequence ATGAGTGCCGACACGGTCGGCGCCCGGGCCGAGCCGACGGCACCCCTGGCGTGGTCCGGCACGGCGGACGCCGCCGACACGGCCGACGTCGCCGCCGACGCCGTACGACGGCCCGAGACCGCGCCGTCCGCGCTGCGCCGGCTGCTCACCTCCCGCGCCCTGCGCACCCACGGCGGGACGGTCGCCGGGGTGGTCATCCTCGCCGTCCTGCTGTGGCGCATGGGCACCGGCGTCTTCCTGGACGGACTGCGCCGGATCGACGGGCCGACGCTGCTCGTGGCGCTCGGCATCGGCGCCGTCACCACCGTGTTCAGCGCCTGGCGGTGGGCACTGGTCGCGCGCGGGCTGCGGATCCGGCTGCCGCTGGGCCCGGCCGTCGCCGACTACTACCGCTCGCTGTTCCTGAACGCGGCCCTGCCCGGCGGCATCCTCGGCGACGTGCACCGCGCCGTGCGGCACGGGAAGAGCGCCGGTGACGTCGGCCGCGGTGTGCGGGCCGTGGTGCTGGAGCGCACGGCCGGGCAGATCGCGCTGGCCGTGGCCGGAGCGGGGGTGCTGCTCACCCTGCCGTCCCCGGTGATGGACGAGGTGCGCCATCTCGCCCCGCTCGTCCTGCTGGCCGGGGCGGGCGCGCTCGCCGTCGTCCTCGCGGTCCGGATGAACGGCTCGGCCGGACCGGCCCGCGGCGGCCGGGTCCGCGCGCTGCTCGCCGAGGCCCGCGAGGGGCTGCTGTCCCGGCGCAACGGGCCCGGGGTCGCGCTGTCGTCCCTGGTCGTGCTGGCCGGGCACCTCGGGATGTTCGTGGTGGCCGCCCGGGTGGCCGGCTCCACCGCCTCCGTGCCGGCCCTGCTGCCGATCGCGGTCCTCGCGCTGCTCGCGATGGGCCTGCCGCTCAACGTCGGCGGCTGGGGTCCTCGGGAGGGCGTCACCGCCTGGGCGTTCGGCGCCGCCGGGCTCGGCGCGGGCACCGGCTTCGCGGTCTCCGTGGTGTACGGCGTGCTGAGTTTCGTGGCCGCGCTGCCGGGCCTGGCCGTCCTGGTCGTCCGCTGGTACACCGGCCTGCGCGCCGACGCCGCGGCCGGAACCGCCGAGCCGGCCTACGCGGAAACGGTGCCGTCTCCCGAGGCGATCGAGACGTTCGAGGCGTTCGAGACGTTCGCGGCATCCGCGGTCAGCAGCGAGAAATACGTCCCGAAGGAATCCGCGAGGCTCGCCAGGAGTTCCTTCCCCTTTTCCGCCGACCCCAGGGAAGGACGGCCGATGACGCCCGAATCGGTATAG
- the ribA gene encoding GTP cyclohydrolase II gives MTENIGVLGTKTSQRTGVERVVNAPLPTVYGKFQAVGYLDHDRGDEQVALVYGEIGSEGVLTRLHSECLTGDAFGSQHCECGDQLESALRAVVAEGSGIVVYLRGHEGRGIGLLGKLRAMALQAEGLDTVEANVALGFPVDARDYKVAAEMLRDLGVRSVRLMSNNPRKREALVDNGIQVAEEVPLLIEPCENNITYLRTKRERLDHRLPHLDAVAHWS, from the coding sequence ATGACAGAGAACATCGGCGTACTCGGCACCAAGACCTCGCAGCGCACCGGAGTGGAACGCGTCGTGAACGCGCCGCTGCCCACCGTGTACGGCAAATTCCAGGCCGTGGGATACCTCGACCACGACCGCGGCGACGAGCAAGTGGCCCTGGTCTACGGCGAGATCGGCAGCGAGGGCGTTCTGACCCGGCTGCACTCCGAGTGCCTGACCGGTGACGCCTTCGGCTCCCAGCACTGCGAGTGCGGCGACCAGTTGGAGTCCGCGCTGCGGGCCGTCGTCGCCGAGGGCAGCGGCATAGTCGTCTATCTGCGCGGACACGAGGGCCGGGGCATCGGCCTGCTCGGCAAGCTGCGGGCGATGGCCCTCCAGGCCGAGGGCCTGGACACCGTCGAGGCGAACGTCGCGCTCGGCTTCCCGGTCGACGCCCGCGACTACAAGGTGGCCGCCGAGATGCTCCGGGACCTGGGCGTGCGCTCGGTGCGGCTGATGTCGAACAACCCGCGCAAGCGCGAGGCGCTCGTGGACAACGGCATCCAGGTCGCCGAGGAGGTGCCCCTGCTGATCGAGCCGTGCGAGAACAACATCACCTACCTGCGCACCAAGCGGGAGCGCCTCGACCACCGGCTGCCCCATCTGGACGCGGTGGCGCACTGGTCCTGA
- a CDS encoding NAD(P)/FAD-dependent oxidoreductase: protein MDTYASVVVIGGGVMGTSIAYHLAAAGVRDVVLVERDELAAGSTSKAAGGVRAQFSDELNIRLGARSLEAFARFGQDIGHDIGLRRVGYLFLLSTPEEVASFEAGIRLQNALGVPSRLVDPAEARRLSPLIRTEGLLAAAFSPDDGHCTPEAVVHGYAAAARRHGAHILRHTAVTGIETRGDAITAVTTPLGRISTGTVICAAGAWSRAVGAMVGVDLPVQPLRRQIAVTEPVPGLPPDLPMTIDFTSTLYFHAEGPGLLVGMSDPDERPGFATDPHDRWIPRLAAAMQHRAPSLLDLRRTGGWAGLYEVTPDHNALIGEATSVSRFLYATGFSGHGFLQGPAVGEVVRDLYLGRVPFVDVTPLSAGRFAADAPRPEVNRV from the coding sequence GTGGACACGTATGCCTCGGTCGTCGTCATCGGCGGCGGAGTGATGGGCACGAGCATCGCCTACCACCTGGCCGCCGCCGGGGTGCGGGACGTCGTGCTGGTGGAGCGCGACGAACTCGCCGCGGGCTCGACCTCGAAGGCCGCCGGCGGGGTCCGCGCCCAGTTCTCCGACGAACTGAACATCCGGCTCGGCGCGCGCAGCCTGGAGGCGTTCGCCCGGTTCGGGCAGGACATCGGCCACGACATCGGACTGCGCCGGGTCGGCTATCTCTTCCTCCTCTCCACACCCGAGGAGGTCGCCTCCTTCGAGGCCGGCATCCGGCTCCAGAACGCGCTGGGCGTCCCCAGCCGGCTCGTCGACCCGGCCGAGGCACGCCGCCTCTCCCCGCTGATCCGCACCGAAGGACTGCTGGCCGCCGCGTTCTCGCCCGACGACGGCCACTGCACCCCCGAGGCCGTCGTGCACGGCTACGCGGCCGCCGCCCGCCGGCACGGCGCCCACATCCTGCGGCACACCGCCGTCACCGGCATCGAGACCCGGGGCGACGCCATCACCGCGGTCACCACCCCGCTCGGCCGTATCAGCACCGGCACGGTGATCTGCGCGGCCGGCGCCTGGTCCCGCGCCGTCGGCGCCATGGTCGGCGTGGACCTGCCCGTGCAGCCGCTGCGCCGGCAGATCGCGGTCACCGAACCCGTCCCCGGCCTGCCGCCCGATCTGCCGATGACCATCGACTTCACCAGCACCCTCTACTTCCACGCCGAGGGCCCCGGACTCCTCGTCGGCATGTCCGACCCGGACGAGCGCCCCGGCTTCGCCACCGACCCCCACGACCGCTGGATCCCGCGCCTCGCCGCCGCCATGCAGCACCGCGCCCCGTCCCTGCTCGACCTGCGCCGCACCGGCGGCTGGGCGGGCCTGTACGAGGTCACCCCGGACCACAACGCCCTGATCGGCGAGGCCACTTCGGTCTCCCGCTTCCTGTACGCCACCGGCTTCTCCGGCCACGGTTTCCTCCAGGGACCCGCCGTCGGCGAGGTCGTCCGCGACCTGTACCTCGGCCGCGTACCCTTCGTGGACGTCACCCCCCTGAGCGCCGGCCGGTTCGCGGCCGACGCCCCGCGTCCGGAGGTCAACCGCGTATGA
- a CDS encoding saccharopine dehydrogenase, with protein MTALHLWLRHEVRSTERRTPVVPDDARRLVGSGVRLTVEDSPQRVFPAEEYEAVGARIAPAGSWVSAPDDAVILGLKELPDEPPRLTHRHIFFGHAYKRQPGAADLLRRFTAGGGALLDLEYLVDDQGRRLAAFGYWAGYLGAALAVLQERDRLTAPLRPTGKDELDVLLGPAPGDREFTALVVGALGRSGRGARAAFATAGVEPTGWDLAETRDLDRRALLDHDVLVNCVLATTPVPPFVRPTDLADPARRLRTVSDVTCDVGSPLNVLPVYDRTTEWTDPVRRLTEEPPLDLIAIDNLPSLLPRESATDFSRDLLPALLDFDGAPWDRCLERFRQACSEQLGAEEGASGRV; from the coding sequence ATGACCGCCCTGCACCTGTGGCTGCGCCACGAGGTCCGTTCCACCGAACGCCGCACCCCGGTCGTCCCAGACGACGCCCGCCGTCTGGTCGGATCCGGCGTACGGCTCACGGTCGAGGACTCCCCGCAACGCGTCTTCCCGGCCGAGGAGTACGAGGCCGTCGGCGCCCGGATCGCCCCCGCGGGCTCCTGGGTCTCGGCGCCGGACGACGCCGTGATCCTCGGCCTGAAGGAACTCCCCGACGAACCGCCTCGATTGACGCACCGTCACATCTTCTTCGGGCACGCCTACAAGCGGCAGCCCGGTGCCGCCGACCTGCTGCGCCGCTTCACCGCCGGGGGAGGGGCCCTCCTCGACCTGGAGTACCTCGTCGACGACCAGGGCCGGCGCCTCGCCGCCTTCGGTTACTGGGCGGGCTACCTCGGCGCGGCCCTCGCGGTGCTCCAGGAGCGGGACCGGCTGACCGCACCCCTGCGGCCCACCGGCAAGGACGAGCTGGACGTCCTTCTGGGCCCGGCCCCCGGCGACCGCGAGTTCACCGCCCTCGTCGTCGGCGCCCTGGGCCGCAGCGGCCGGGGTGCCCGCGCCGCGTTCGCCACGGCCGGCGTCGAGCCGACCGGCTGGGACCTCGCCGAGACCCGCGACCTGGACCGCCGGGCCCTGCTCGACCACGATGTCCTGGTCAACTGTGTCCTCGCCACCACCCCCGTCCCGCCGTTCGTCCGCCCGACGGACCTCGCCGACCCGGCCCGTCGGCTGCGCACCGTCTCCGACGTCACCTGCGACGTCGGCTCGCCCCTCAACGTGCTGCCCGTCTACGACCGCACCACCGAGTGGACGGACCCGGTACGGCGCCTCACCGAGGAACCCCCGCTCGACCTGATCGCGATCGACAACCTGCCGTCGCTGCTGCCGCGCGAGTCCGCCACCGACTTCTCGCGCGACCTGCTGCCCGCCCTGCTCGACTTCGACGGCGCCCCGTGGGACCGCTGCCTGGAACGATTCCGCCAGGCGTGCAGTGAACAACTGGGGGCCGAGGAAGGCGCGTCCGGCCGTGTCTGA
- a CDS encoding saccharopine dehydrogenase family protein encodes MSEPRVPASGTVHWIGAGLSTGSGLADLCARAARVRLWHRTAERAAGALDALGLTGRAEPRAYTLPALTAELAPGDVVVSMLPAPEHAPLLAACVAGRAHFACSSYVSDAVLELVPSAGRAGITVLTEAGLDPGIDHLFAHDLVARARSAIGADTPASYRLTSYCGGVPAVPNDFRYRFSWAPLGVLGALRSPARYIEDGAERGAARPWEATRRQTVGGETFEVYPNRDSVPFVEQYGLPVAWRAETFVRGTLRLDGWLRAWAPVFEELKAGDDERIAALARELAATYPTTDADRDRVVLVVSLEVDAGSGRVWSGSRLLDLVGDERESAMARCVSRTLALGVRHILDGVLPAGLSRAAETSERAAVWLRELAVEGLEFSPSPLRGPAV; translated from the coding sequence GTGTCTGAGCCGAGGGTCCCCGCGAGCGGCACCGTCCACTGGATCGGCGCCGGGCTCTCCACCGGCAGCGGCCTCGCGGACCTGTGCGCACGCGCCGCCCGGGTCCGGCTGTGGCACAGGACGGCCGAGCGGGCGGCGGGGGCGCTCGACGCGCTCGGCCTCACCGGGCGCGCCGAGCCGCGCGCGTACACGCTCCCGGCGCTCACCGCCGAACTGGCGCCCGGGGACGTCGTCGTGTCGATGCTCCCCGCGCCCGAACACGCCCCGCTGCTCGCCGCGTGCGTGGCGGGGCGGGCCCATTTCGCGTGCTCCAGCTATGTGTCCGACGCGGTGCTGGAGCTGGTGCCGTCCGCCGGGCGGGCCGGGATCACCGTCCTGACCGAGGCCGGACTCGACCCCGGCATCGACCATCTCTTCGCGCACGACCTGGTGGCCCGCGCCCGGTCCGCGATCGGCGCCGACACCCCGGCCTCGTACCGGCTGACCTCGTACTGCGGAGGCGTTCCGGCGGTCCCGAACGACTTCCGCTACCGGTTCAGTTGGGCACCGCTCGGGGTGCTGGGCGCCCTGCGCTCACCCGCCCGGTACATCGAGGACGGCGCCGAGAGGGGCGCCGCGCGGCCCTGGGAGGCCACCCGTCGGCAGACCGTCGGCGGGGAGACCTTCGAGGTGTATCCCAACCGGGACAGCGTGCCCTTCGTCGAGCAGTACGGGCTGCCCGTGGCCTGGCGGGCGGAGACCTTCGTGCGCGGCACCCTGCGGCTCGACGGCTGGCTGCGGGCCTGGGCCCCGGTGTTCGAGGAGCTGAAGGCGGGCGACGACGAGCGGATCGCCGCCCTCGCAAGGGAGTTGGCGGCCACCTACCCGACCACGGACGCCGACCGGGACCGGGTCGTGCTCGTGGTGTCGCTGGAGGTCGACGCGGGCAGTGGCCGGGTGTGGTCGGGGAGCCGGCTTCTCGACCTGGTGGGCGACGAGCGGGAGAGCGCGATGGCGCGGTGCGTGTCGCGCACCCTCGCGCTCGGTGTCCGCCACATCCTGGACGGCGTCCTGCCGGCGGGCCTGAGCCGGGCGGCAGAGACCTCGGAGCGGGCCGCCGTATGGCTGCGCGAACTGGCCGTCGAGGGACTGGAGTTCAGTCCGTCACCGCTTCGTGGACCAGCCGTTTGA
- a CDS encoding serine hydrolase domain-containing protein: protein MALLRQEVDPIEVGLDAKALDRLDQHVAHLVDEGRLPGFLLAVSRGGRVAHLTTHGHRNVARGLPVEADTLYRIYSMTKPVTSVAALILMEEGRLGLDDPVADHLPAFADRRVYAGGSGTALTTRPAEQPLLVRHLMTHTAGLTFAFYHCHPVDALYREAGLESAVLPGSDLAETVDAYARLPLQFEPGTQWNYSVATNVLGRIIEVVSGQPLDTFLTERIFHPLGMPDAGFHVTPDRTPRLAELYGDTDTGGIEPIAGLPLTGRPRFLSGSGGMVATAYDIHRFSELLRRRGTLDDVRLLAPETVDLMTRNHLPDNADLRAFGSRPAHDEPGNDGVGFGLGVSVVVDPERTQAPSGLGTYGWSGVATTTFWIDPSRDLSVQFLTQLRPRRSLKLYPDLKRLVHEAVTD, encoded by the coding sequence ATGGCACTGCTGCGGCAAGAGGTGGACCCGATCGAGGTCGGACTGGACGCGAAGGCGCTGGACCGTCTCGACCAGCATGTGGCCCACCTCGTGGACGAGGGGCGGCTGCCCGGGTTCCTGCTGGCCGTCTCCCGGGGCGGCCGCGTCGCGCACCTCACCACGCACGGTCACCGTAATGTCGCCCGCGGGCTGCCCGTCGAGGCGGACACCCTGTACCGCATCTACTCGATGACCAAGCCCGTCACCTCGGTCGCCGCGCTCATACTGATGGAGGAGGGCCGGCTGGGGCTGGACGACCCGGTCGCCGACCACCTCCCGGCCTTCGCCGACCGGCGCGTGTACGCGGGCGGCTCCGGCACCGCCCTGACCACCCGCCCCGCCGAACAGCCGTTGCTGGTACGGCATCTGATGACCCACACCGCGGGCCTGACCTTCGCCTTCTACCACTGCCACCCCGTCGACGCCCTGTACCGCGAGGCCGGTCTGGAGTCGGCGGTGCTGCCCGGCTCCGATCTCGCGGAGACCGTCGACGCGTACGCGCGTCTGCCGCTCCAGTTCGAACCGGGCACCCAGTGGAACTACTCGGTCGCCACCAATGTGCTCGGCCGGATCATCGAGGTCGTCTCCGGGCAGCCCCTCGACACCTTCCTCACCGAACGGATCTTCCACCCGCTCGGCATGCCCGACGCCGGCTTCCACGTCACCCCCGACCGGACGCCCCGCCTGGCCGAGCTGTACGGCGACACCGACACCGGCGGCATCGAGCCGATCGCCGGACTGCCGCTGACCGGCCGCCCCCGCTTCCTGTCGGGCAGCGGCGGCATGGTGGCGACCGCCTACGACATCCACCGCTTCAGTGAACTGCTGCGCCGCCGCGGCACCCTCGACGATGTCCGTCTGCTCGCCCCGGAGACGGTCGACCTGATGACCCGCAACCATCTGCCGGACAACGCCGACCTGCGCGCCTTCGGCAGCCGCCCCGCCCACGACGAACCGGGCAACGACGGCGTCGGCTTCGGCCTGGGCGTCTCCGTGGTCGTCGACCCGGAGCGCACCCAGGCCCCCTCGGGACTCGGCACCTACGGCTGGAGCGGCGTCGCCACCACCACCTTCTGGATCGACCCGAGCCGCGACCTGAGCGTGCAGTTCCTGACCCAGCTCAGACCGAGACGGTCGCTCAAGCTCTACCCCGACCTCAAACGGCTGGTCCACGAAGCGGTGACGGACTGA